In Castanea sativa cultivar Marrone di Chiusa Pesio chromosome 6, ASM4071231v1, a single window of DNA contains:
- the LOC142640267 gene encoding brassinosteroid-responsive RING protein 1-like: protein MKMPKFMPNLLNFLGRLIFLVLVAFFYPHKCRESNQDCNSNQDSVEEEDIDSPSPLMVQVPFTGSVVSKLIKKKLPVVELSNFLKQSRAQEGEDSILCAICLNCIEKSEEIREPANCSHVYHRECIDGWVDHGQVTCPLCRLKLLPALSEEVKDEKDPWRMERIAYLFGEDYVMC, encoded by the coding sequence ATGAAAATGCCAAAATTTATGCCAAATCTCCTAAACTTCCTGGGTAGGCTTATATTCCTTGTTTTGGTGGCCTTCTTTTATCCACATAAGTGTAGGGAGTCAAACCAAGATTGCAACTCAAACCAAGACTCTGTTGAGGAAGAAGATATAGATAGCCCCTCACCCTTGATGGTTCAGGTACCATTCACAGGTTCCGTTGTCTCAAAGTTGATAAAGAAGAAGTTACCAGTGGTAGAACTCAGCAATTTTCTCAAACAATCAAGAGCTCAAGAGGGAGAGGACTCCATTTTATGTGCAATATGCTTGAATTGCATTGAGAAAAGTGAAGAAATTAGAGAGCCTGCAAATTGTAGTCATGTGTATCATAGAGAGTGCATAGATGGGTGGGTGGATCATGGTCAGGTAACATGCCCTTTGTGCAGACTTAAGCTACTGCCTGCACTGTCTGAGGAAGTGAAAGATGAGAAAGATCCATGGAGGATGGAGAGGATTGCTTATCTCTTTGGTGAGGACTATGTTATGTGTTAG